Proteins from one Mesotoga infera genomic window:
- a CDS encoding phosphodiester glycosidase family protein has protein sequence MRRLFILLFTVVCLTALSKNLVYLDEKGQMMTYADVVISSPSGEFVSIEIIDKMLKGVVISQSLRQEETIMILPSGAIVSLSHKTSRATVEFGNEFDNALLIRDGVVYINSELLSVITRASIFSGTNSLVLYSQPLRIKKIDNQVDSIKILLDRKVLPDFITYWWTGSGSLAITLRPAMVDPLLDYDEVSISSGRDFVRLIFDKPWGDIEYEIDGLYVVFRSKSGLGRMVQIETASSYSLSLYESYVDGRRFSMSYLEMNPEKLVFSVELAYNGIAALEKASDIFNRRKPEIMINGGYFDQNQNLPIGLLIRDGEVLGLPSLGRPALYVTDKGRVYVSRMDIIYLAEIGGRTVQITGVNSPYRGEVVLYTDEYRNTLPEFDDFQYLVIENSGRVVSKGYVSFVKQGTNVLVLSPSAVQKSGNISVGNTVKFKLINSYGENLVSAVEGGPMIIHDGVPVSDYERNYYSSSLIDVRAPRTLVGIKKTGEIVFIVIDGYQQSSYGLSMKEMIEFFKDKGFDSLMCLDGGKSSIMMVEGKVVNTPSSGIPSLPVVIMGTRK, from the coding sequence ATGAGACGTCTGTTTATTCTTCTTTTCACCGTTGTTTGTCTCACCGCCCTTTCGAAAAACCTCGTTTATCTCGATGAAAAAGGCCAGATGATGACCTACGCAGATGTCGTCATATCGAGTCCTTCCGGTGAGTTCGTGAGCATCGAAATCATCGACAAAATGCTGAAAGGAGTGGTGATTTCCCAGTCTCTCCGCCAGGAGGAGACGATCATGATTTTGCCCTCCGGAGCGATTGTTTCGCTTTCGCATAAAACTTCCAGGGCAACTGTTGAATTCGGGAACGAATTCGATAATGCTCTTCTGATAAGAGACGGTGTGGTGTACATAAATTCCGAGCTGCTCTCGGTCATAACCAGAGCTTCAATTTTCAGCGGAACTAACTCGCTGGTGCTGTATTCTCAGCCTTTGAGGATCAAGAAGATCGACAATCAGGTTGACAGCATCAAAATTTTACTGGACAGGAAGGTTCTTCCCGACTTCATAACCTATTGGTGGACCGGGAGTGGCTCGCTGGCGATAACCCTTCGCCCGGCTATGGTCGATCCGTTGCTTGACTACGACGAAGTTTCGATATCATCCGGAAGAGACTTTGTTCGCCTGATTTTCGACAAACCCTGGGGCGATATCGAGTACGAGATCGATGGATTGTACGTGGTTTTCCGGAGCAAGAGCGGACTGGGCAGGATGGTCCAGATAGAAACCGCTTCCAGTTACTCTTTGAGTCTTTATGAGTCGTATGTCGATGGCCGCAGGTTCAGCATGTCTTATCTCGAAATGAATCCCGAGAAACTCGTCTTCTCGGTCGAGCTTGCTTACAACGGTATAGCCGCGCTCGAAAAGGCTTCCGATATCTTCAATCGAAGAAAGCCAGAAATAATGATCAACGGCGGGTACTTCGACCAGAATCAGAACCTACCCATTGGCCTGCTAATAAGAGACGGAGAGGTACTGGGTCTGCCCTCGCTGGGTAGACCGGCTCTGTATGTAACCGACAAGGGTAGAGTTTACGTCTCAAGGATGGATATAATTTACCTGGCCGAAATCGGCGGAAGAACCGTACAGATAACCGGCGTCAACTCTCCGTACAGAGGAGAGGTCGTTCTCTACACTGACGAGTATAGAAATACCCTCCCTGAATTCGACGATTTCCAATACTTGGTGATCGAGAACTCCGGAAGAGTCGTCTCGAAAGGTTACGTCTCCTTCGTAAAGCAGGGCACTAACGTTCTCGTCCTATCGCCGTCGGCGGTCCAGAAGTCGGGAAACATTTCCGTCGGCAATACCGTCAAATTCAAACTTATCAACTCCTATGGAGAAAACCTGGTCTCTGCGGTTGAAGGCGGTCCGATGATAATCCACGACGGCGTTCCGGTAAGCGATTACGAACGAAACTATTACTCCTCATCCTTGATAGACGTTCGCGCCCCAAGAACTCTGGTGGGCATCAAGAAGACTGGCGAGATAGTTTTCATAGTCATCGACGGTTACCAGCAGAGCAGCTATGGTCTATCCATGAAAGAAATGATAGAATTTTTCAAGGACAAAGGTTTCGATTCCCTGATGTGTCTGGATGGCGGTAAGTCCTCCATAATGATGGTTGAAGGTAAAGTTGTTAACACTCCTTCTTCTGGAATACCTTCCCTTCCAGTAGTTATAATGGGTACACGTAAATAG
- a CDS encoding thymidine phosphorylase — MRIYDIILKKRNGLENSRSEIEELVTGYVKGLVPDYQMAAWLMAVYFNHLSPEERSSLTDIMLNSGEKIDLSSIEGTKIDKHSTGGVGDKVTLIVGPVVASCGLVFAKLSGRGLGHTGGTIDKLESIPGFTTSLEVDRFKKQASKIGIALAGQTAEVAVADKKIYALRDVTATVEEISLIASSIMSKKLAIGSDGILLDVKTGKGAFMKNFKDARELALAMIDIGKRGGKKVGAVISDMDQPLGRMVGNSLEVIEAIETLKGNGPADLELLCRVISERMLIIGGVADENSAPDIVKDVIDSGKALAKFDEFVAAQGGPIDLSANYRKYLSPAGVIEEIKAERDGFVSGIDAEGVGLVCMRLGAGRKTKEDVIDPAVGVEVIKKIGDRVARGETLAVIHGNSRELVELERKVLMETFSFSTSEVLPPQIVHEVL; from the coding sequence ATGAGAATATACGATATCATTCTGAAAAAACGTAACGGACTGGAGAACTCCCGATCCGAAATAGAAGAGCTGGTAACGGGCTATGTGAAAGGTCTGGTACCAGACTACCAGATGGCGGCCTGGCTGATGGCCGTTTACTTCAACCACCTCTCTCCGGAAGAAAGATCCTCCCTGACAGATATAATGTTGAACTCCGGAGAGAAAATAGACCTGTCGTCCATCGAGGGTACCAAAATCGATAAACACTCTACCGGTGGCGTCGGTGACAAGGTTACACTCATAGTGGGACCTGTGGTGGCCTCCTGCGGGTTGGTCTTCGCAAAACTCTCCGGCAGGGGGCTGGGTCATACCGGGGGCACGATCGACAAGCTCGAGTCCATACCGGGTTTCACCACTTCACTGGAAGTTGATAGATTCAAAAAGCAGGCTTCAAAAATCGGAATAGCCCTGGCCGGTCAGACTGCCGAAGTTGCCGTTGCCGACAAGAAGATATATGCCCTGAGAGATGTTACGGCAACGGTCGAAGAGATTTCACTCATAGCCTCAAGCATAATGAGTAAAAAACTCGCCATCGGTTCCGATGGAATACTCCTCGATGTCAAAACTGGCAAGGGTGCCTTCATGAAGAATTTCAAAGATGCAAGGGAACTCGCTCTGGCAATGATAGACATCGGCAAAAGAGGAGGTAAAAAGGTAGGTGCGGTCATAAGCGACATGGACCAGCCCCTTGGAAGAATGGTGGGCAATTCTCTAGAAGTAATCGAGGCTATAGAGACGCTGAAAGGCAACGGCCCGGCCGATCTAGAGCTTCTGTGCCGGGTGATCTCCGAAAGAATGTTGATAATCGGAGGGGTCGCCGACGAAAACAGTGCACCCGATATAGTTAAAGACGTTATCGACTCGGGAAAGGCCTTGGCCAAATTCGACGAGTTCGTTGCCGCTCAGGGAGGTCCGATCGACTTATCCGCCAACTACCGGAAATATCTTTCCCCGGCCGGTGTTATCGAAGAGATCAAGGCCGAACGAGATGGTTTCGTCTCTGGAATCGATGCCGAAGGTGTCGGGTTGGTATGTATGAGACTCGGAGCCGGCAGAAAGACCAAAGAGGATGTAATCGATCCGGCCGTAGGGGTGGAAGTAATAAAAAAGATCGGCGACAGAGTGGCCAGAGGTGAAACGCTTGCCGTTATACACGGGAATAGTCGGGAACTGGTGGAATTGGAGAGAAAAGTCCTCATGGAGACTTTCTCTTTTTCTACTAGCGAAGTGTTGCCCCCTCAAATCGTTCACGAGGTTCTCTGA
- a CDS encoding sensor histidine kinase has translation MVDVPQSAEFIFIYKRVQQLLAQSREAYDRLSARQENLMTILDNLGEALLITSNDGRIEYVNKSARDLSSKELLGRKISEGIDNYYIGDLLDEVIRTGENQESEINMYYPKRAIMECKIIRVALKEQVKHLILLRDITKEKELEAMRRDFVANVSHELRTPLTSIHGYSETLAEDDLEDKETVYRFLKIIENESARMTRLINDLLDLEKLESGDATFNFEEIELIEVANYVLRIVKPLADEREVILNTDLEEGIFIDGDFDRLVQLLLNLVDNAVKYTAAKEHGPKEVWLRIYAQNNFALIEVEDSGVGIPEESLKHIFERFYRVDKARSRKMGGTGLGLAITRFIVEKHRGSINLESEYGTGTIFKVKLPLKKVFG, from the coding sequence ATGGTAGATGTTCCACAAAGCGCCGAGTTCATCTTCATATACAAAAGAGTTCAACAACTGCTCGCCCAGAGCCGGGAGGCTTACGACCGGCTCAGCGCGAGGCAGGAGAACCTCATGACCATCCTGGACAACCTCGGCGAAGCGCTCTTAATAACTTCCAACGACGGGAGGATCGAATACGTTAACAAGTCCGCCAGAGATCTCTCCAGCAAAGAGCTCCTGGGAAGGAAAATAAGCGAAGGCATAGACAACTACTATATAGGAGACCTACTCGATGAGGTTATCAGAACTGGTGAAAACCAGGAATCGGAAATAAATATGTACTACCCCAAAAGAGCGATAATGGAATGCAAGATCATACGCGTAGCGCTGAAGGAACAGGTAAAGCATCTTATATTGCTGAGGGACATTACTAAAGAGAAAGAACTCGAAGCGATGAGAAGAGACTTTGTGGCCAACGTTTCACACGAGTTGAGAACGCCGTTGACTTCAATACACGGATACTCAGAGACATTGGCCGAAGACGATCTGGAGGATAAAGAAACCGTTTACAGGTTTCTGAAAATAATCGAGAACGAATCGGCGAGAATGACGAGATTGATAAACGATCTTCTCGATCTGGAAAAACTTGAATCTGGCGATGCAACCTTCAACTTCGAAGAAATCGAATTGATAGAAGTGGCCAACTACGTTCTCAGAATAGTGAAACCGCTGGCCGACGAAAGAGAAGTAATACTAAATACTGACCTGGAAGAGGGCATCTTCATAGATGGAGACTTCGACAGACTGGTACAGCTGCTTCTGAATCTGGTGGATAACGCCGTCAAATACACCGCAGCCAAAGAGCACGGCCCGAAAGAAGTCTGGTTGAGAATTTATGCGCAAAACAATTTTGCTCTGATTGAAGTTGAGGACAGTGGTGTCGGAATACCCGAAGAATCGCTCAAACATATTTTCGAAAGATTCTACAGGGTTGACAAGGCTCGATCAAGAAAGATGGGCGGAACCGGTCTAGGGCTGGCCATAACTCGTTTTATAGTAGAAAAACACAGAGGTAGCATCAACCTGGAGAGCGAGTATGGAACGGGCACGATTTTCAAGGTAAAACTGCCGTTGAAGAAGGTGTTTGGATGA
- a CDS encoding response regulator transcription factor, giving the protein MAKKSILVIDDEPSIVELLTFNLKKEGYDVLKAYDAEEALKIAEDNETDMFIVDIMLPGMDGFELVRNLRATEKFRQTPVIFLSAKSEEFDKVLGLELGADDYITKPFSVREVLARIRAVFRRIQQSAQAKEERPKKIIARELEIDTEKYEVRVRNRMVSLTPLEFELLRFLAENEGKVFSRDVLLDKLWGYDYYGDTRTVDVHIRRLRTKIEEDASNPKYIITVRGKGYKFRDPGKED; this is encoded by the coding sequence ATGGCAAAGAAGAGTATTCTTGTTATTGATGATGAACCCTCGATTGTGGAACTTCTGACCTTTAACCTGAAGAAGGAAGGTTACGACGTTCTGAAAGCCTACGACGCTGAAGAAGCCTTGAAGATTGCAGAGGACAACGAAACGGACATGTTCATAGTCGATATAATGCTTCCCGGAATGGACGGCTTCGAACTGGTGAGAAATTTGAGAGCTACGGAAAAGTTCAGGCAGACTCCGGTGATCTTCCTCAGCGCGAAGAGCGAAGAGTTCGACAAAGTCCTCGGACTGGAACTTGGTGCCGACGATTACATCACAAAGCCATTCAGCGTCAGAGAGGTTCTGGCTAGAATCAGAGCGGTTTTTAGAAGAATTCAGCAGAGTGCCCAGGCCAAGGAGGAAAGACCCAAGAAGATAATCGCCAGAGAACTCGAGATCGATACCGAGAAGTACGAAGTAAGAGTGAGAAACAGGATGGTAAGCCTTACTCCGCTTGAGTTCGAACTTTTGAGATTTTTGGCCGAGAACGAAGGAAAGGTCTTTAGCCGGGACGTTCTCCTCGACAAACTGTGGGGCTATGACTACTACGGCGATACCAGAACGGTTGATGTACACATAAGAAGGCTCAGAACCAAGATAGAAGAAGATGCTTCGAATCCAAAGTACATTATTACCGTTAGAGGAAAAGGTTACAAGTTCAGAGACCCGGGAAAGGAAGACTGA
- a CDS encoding B12-binding domain-containing radical SAM protein, protein MRKPRDTRSWNEYSLVSAFRSKERFIEEIDFTGDVLVALIYPNDYRVASSSLSTHVLLKRFNSLPNVRAERFYYVPESKRFYSLDSLTPLDEFRIWAFSVHFELDILNVFDILNSYGIPLKRGERLPSHPVIVMGGAMTYFNDSLVSRVADVVNRGDLNRNFLERLAALRPSMNREETVSVMTLEPEAPEVFYDDELGQSLFITPESVFKDRFLIEIGRGCKRKCRFCVSGYRFGNARFRDPDELLDIMDRQAHITKRFGLVAATVTDYPFIDRVLERAIELDYDLSVSSLRLDALSENLLEVLKKGNQKIFTIAPEGGSQRIRNLFGKGINDRDIDTALEMGIKKGFKNIKLYFIYGAFFEDESDRSGIVDIAKSAVRMGYSQVVLSLNPLVPKPGTPFEGMPMESLQLLKKIERDLKSRLRMPGVKSDFESLKESFLQYALGNIDEAGSENFLEYLKEERNATPFLQRYVEELNLRRKEWKMHGKEEYSCY, encoded by the coding sequence GTGCGTAAACCCAGGGATACGAGAAGCTGGAACGAATACTCGCTGGTGTCGGCTTTTAGATCGAAAGAACGTTTCATAGAAGAGATAGACTTCACCGGTGATGTGCTTGTAGCCCTTATATATCCTAACGATTACAGAGTAGCGAGTTCAAGTTTATCGACACACGTACTCTTGAAAAGGTTTAACTCGCTGCCTAACGTGAGGGCTGAGCGTTTTTATTACGTTCCAGAATCGAAGAGGTTTTACTCTCTGGACAGTTTAACGCCATTGGACGAGTTCAGGATCTGGGCCTTTTCAGTGCATTTCGAACTCGATATACTAAACGTCTTTGACATCTTGAATAGCTACGGAATACCCCTTAAAAGAGGGGAAAGATTACCTTCCCATCCTGTGATAGTTATGGGCGGGGCAATGACATATTTCAACGATTCTCTAGTTTCCAGAGTAGCCGACGTGGTCAACAGGGGTGATCTAAATCGGAACTTTCTAGAAAGATTGGCCGCCCTTAGGCCGTCCATGAACAGAGAGGAAACCGTATCTGTGATGACTTTGGAACCGGAGGCTCCAGAGGTTTTTTACGACGATGAGCTGGGACAGAGCTTGTTTATCACCCCGGAATCGGTTTTCAAAGATCGTTTTCTTATAGAGATCGGTAGAGGCTGCAAAAGAAAATGTAGATTCTGTGTTTCGGGTTATCGCTTTGGTAATGCCAGATTCAGAGATCCAGACGAACTTCTGGATATAATGGATCGCCAGGCTCATATCACGAAAAGATTCGGACTCGTCGCGGCCACGGTAACCGATTATCCATTCATTGACCGTGTACTGGAACGTGCGATCGAACTAGATTACGATCTGTCGGTCTCTTCGTTGAGGCTGGACGCTCTGTCGGAAAACCTTCTGGAAGTTTTGAAAAAAGGTAATCAGAAGATTTTCACCATAGCACCCGAAGGAGGAAGTCAGAGAATCAGAAACCTCTTCGGGAAAGGTATAAACGATAGAGACATAGATACAGCCCTGGAAATGGGCATTAAAAAAGGATTCAAAAATATCAAACTCTATTTCATATACGGGGCTTTCTTCGAAGACGAGTCCGACAGGAGTGGAATAGTGGATATTGCGAAATCGGCCGTAAGAATGGGTTATTCGCAGGTGGTATTGAGTTTGAATCCGCTCGTACCAAAACCGGGCACCCCTTTCGAAGGAATGCCGATGGAGAGCTTACAGTTGCTTAAGAAGATTGAAAGGGATCTAAAAAGCAGGTTAAGAATGCCCGGCGTGAAATCAGATTTTGAAAGCCTTAAGGAATCATTTCTGCAGTACGCACTGGGAAACATCGATGAGGCAGGTTCTGAGAATTTCCTGGAATATCTGAAAGAGGAGAGAAATGCTACCCCTTTCCTCCAGAGATATGTAGAAGAACTGAATTTGAGACGGAAGGAGTGGAAAATGCATGGCAAAGAAGAGTATTCTTGTTATTGA
- the ftsH gene encoding ATP-dependent zinc metalloprotease FtsH, with translation MEQRPRLGMILFYVVLGIFLLVALRGLYPSETSIEVPYTKFLDDFNNIIDIVIYDNGKVVYITGDNPRRSLETYFPSQTLITQTFQDQLDQLARRGVNITFERGGDSLFWVNLLGTIIPLAIIVFIWFFAMRSLSGRNSQAFTFTKSPAKKYTSSDKKVTFKDVAGVDEAQQELADVVSFLKDPSIFRDTGARMPKGILLVGPPGTGKTLLARSVAGEAEVPFFFISGSDFVELFVGVGAARVRDLFAQAKTSAPAIVFIDEIDAVGRHRGAGLGGGHDEREQTLNQILVEMDGFDAKTGVIVIAATNRPDILDKALLRPGRFDKKISVDPPDLNGRAAILKIHMRGKPIDPDVDVQLLARRTPGFVGADLENLINEAAILSARKKKKMIGMFELEEAIDRVLAGPAKKSRIISDKEKKILAYHELGHAVVGLVLPNAFPVHKVTIIPRGTSTLGFTESLPLEDRYLITKSELLDNMAQALGGRAAEDLVFGEITTGASSDLERASAMARSMVTQFGMSERLGPIAWGKEEEEVFLGRELTRMKNYSEEIASEIDAEVKKIVLTSYEKAKRVLSDQRKKLDEAAEFLLQKETITGRELADILGLDSGNFYKDDFEEVDVVTGPKIEGGKIMGKPELGNA, from the coding sequence ATGGAACAAAGGCCCAGGCTCGGGATGATCCTTTTTTATGTTGTTTTAGGCATATTCTTGTTGGTCGCTCTTCGTGGTTTGTACCCATCGGAAACCAGCATTGAAGTCCCATATACTAAGTTTCTGGATGATTTCAATAACATAATAGATATAGTTATCTACGACAATGGAAAAGTTGTTTACATCACTGGAGACAACCCCAGACGTTCTCTAGAAACCTATTTCCCCTCTCAAACGTTGATCACTCAAACCTTTCAGGACCAGCTAGATCAACTCGCCAGAAGGGGTGTGAATATAACTTTCGAAAGAGGTGGGGATTCGCTCTTCTGGGTGAACCTTCTGGGAACCATAATCCCTCTTGCAATAATAGTCTTCATATGGTTCTTCGCCATGAGGTCGCTTTCGGGGAGGAATTCACAAGCCTTCACCTTCACAAAGAGCCCGGCCAAGAAGTATACGAGCAGTGATAAAAAGGTGACCTTTAAGGATGTCGCGGGAGTTGACGAAGCTCAACAGGAATTGGCCGATGTGGTGAGTTTCCTGAAAGACCCTTCAATATTCAGGGATACGGGTGCCAGGATGCCCAAAGGAATCCTTCTTGTAGGACCTCCTGGAACGGGAAAGACTCTTCTGGCCAGGTCGGTTGCCGGTGAAGCCGAAGTCCCATTCTTTTTCATAAGCGGTTCGGATTTCGTGGAACTTTTTGTCGGTGTGGGTGCCGCAAGGGTTAGAGATCTCTTCGCGCAGGCAAAGACATCGGCTCCGGCCATCGTGTTTATAGACGAAATCGACGCCGTGGGCAGACACAGGGGAGCCGGCCTAGGGGGAGGTCACGATGAACGTGAACAGACTCTCAACCAAATACTGGTAGAAATGGACGGTTTTGACGCCAAGACGGGCGTCATCGTAATTGCCGCCACAAACAGACCGGATATTCTGGATAAAGCTCTGTTGAGACCGGGAAGGTTTGATAAAAAGATCTCTGTCGATCCACCAGACCTGAATGGCAGGGCGGCTATTTTGAAGATACACATGCGTGGTAAACCGATCGACCCCGATGTAGATGTGCAGCTTCTTGCCAGAAGAACCCCCGGCTTCGTGGGAGCCGATCTGGAAAACCTGATAAATGAAGCGGCCATTCTATCGGCAAGAAAGAAGAAAAAGATGATCGGCATGTTTGAGCTGGAAGAGGCTATCGATAGAGTCCTTGCCGGGCCGGCGAAAAAGTCCAGGATAATCAGCGACAAGGAGAAGAAAATTCTCGCCTATCACGAACTGGGACACGCGGTGGTAGGCCTTGTTTTACCGAACGCCTTCCCGGTTCACAAAGTAACGATCATACCGCGCGGTACCTCGACACTGGGCTTCACCGAGAGCCTTCCGCTAGAGGATCGCTATTTGATAACCAAATCCGAGCTTCTGGACAACATGGCTCAGGCTCTAGGTGGTAGAGCGGCCGAGGATCTGGTCTTTGGCGAAATAACCACCGGAGCCTCCAGCGATCTTGAAAGGGCCAGCGCCATGGCCAGGAGCATGGTGACTCAGTTCGGTATGAGTGAGAGACTTGGACCGATAGCCTGGGGCAAGGAAGAAGAAGAGGTCTTCCTCGGCAGAGAACTTACCAGGATGAAGAATTACTCCGAGGAGATAGCGAGTGAAATCGATGCTGAAGTGAAGAAGATAGTCCTCACCAGTTACGAAAAGGCCAAGAGAGTGCTTTCCGACCAGAGGAAGAAACTCGATGAAGCGGCCGAGTTTCTTCTTCAGAAAGAGACTATTACGGGAAGAGAACTGGCCGATATTCTTGGTCTTGATAGCGGTAATTTCTACAAAGACGATTTTGAAGAGGTAGATGTCGTCACAGGCCCAAAAATCGAAGGTGGAAAGATCATGGGGAAACCGGAGCTTGGAAATGCCTGA
- the tilS gene encoding tRNA lysidine(34) synthetase TilS, with product MHVLEEETLGFIGRWNLLKPAQRVLVAVSGGKDSMALLNILWNLKPLLSIELVVANMDHGLREKGPMEEAEMIRQVCTEKGIAFFHERRDVKDYMAKTPGLSVEEAARKVRYDFLREVKNAQSCDVIAVAHNRDDLIETMLLRMARGTGLKGVVGLRPSNGDIVRPLLFCDMQRIMDYVTINMVTFMEDETNLDTSFDRNSVRLKIVPELKRLNPSFNEAMWRFFENLYDGYSIVEKDIMEALSSFETIDGILFVENVRLKGMYRALLFETVREIVSKMSSDGYPPSRERIEAFYDLLMSERNGWTVEFREDLKGSRLGNYVFFYKKSLIFETLESVEVFSLPFEISLGGWRLRIREGKKLSGRLDGRFLSVCGIRRMTLPLKLRPADKKDYIVPFGMSGTKRIERIVSEKGLKGFWSKLLILENARGEILWVPGIVTSELCRADPSCTELVVFSLERR from the coding sequence ATGCATGTACTTGAAGAGGAAACACTCGGTTTCATCGGACGTTGGAATCTGTTGAAACCCGCCCAGAGGGTTCTTGTAGCCGTTTCTGGCGGAAAAGATTCCATGGCTCTTTTGAACATATTGTGGAACTTGAAGCCCCTCCTTTCGATCGAGCTGGTAGTGGCCAACATGGACCACGGTCTTCGTGAAAAAGGGCCGATGGAAGAAGCCGAGATGATAAGGCAGGTCTGCACCGAAAAGGGAATCGCTTTTTTTCACGAGAGAAGAGATGTGAAGGATTACATGGCGAAGACCCCTGGCCTTTCAGTCGAAGAAGCTGCAAGAAAAGTCAGATACGATTTTCTGAGAGAAGTTAAAAACGCACAATCATGTGACGTCATCGCCGTGGCTCACAACCGCGATGACCTGATCGAAACCATGTTACTTCGAATGGCACGGGGAACGGGATTGAAGGGAGTTGTTGGTCTAAGACCGTCGAATGGTGATATAGTAAGACCATTACTGTTCTGTGATATGCAACGTATCATGGATTATGTTACAATTAACATGGTTACATTTATGGAAGACGAGACAAATCTGGATACAAGCTTTGACAGAAACTCTGTGCGTCTTAAGATAGTGCCGGAGTTAAAGAGATTGAATCCGTCTTTCAACGAAGCGATGTGGCGTTTTTTTGAAAATCTTTACGATGGCTATTCGATAGTCGAAAAAGACATTATGGAAGCGCTGTCGTCGTTCGAGACAATAGATGGAATACTCTTCGTTGAGAACGTCAGGTTGAAAGGTATGTACAGAGCGCTACTTTTCGAGACTGTGAGAGAGATCGTTTCGAAAATGAGTTCAGACGGTTATCCGCCTTCTAGAGAAAGAATCGAGGCCTTTTACGATCTTCTTATGAGCGAGAGAAACGGCTGGACCGTAGAATTCAGAGAAGATCTAAAGGGATCCAGGCTTGGAAATTACGTGTTTTTTTACAAGAAGAGCCTGATATTTGAAACTCTTGAATCGGTAGAGGTATTTTCACTGCCTTTTGAAATCTCTCTCGGAGGTTGGAGATTGAGAATCCGGGAAGGGAAAAAACTCTCAGGCAGGTTGGATGGACGTTTTTTAAGCGTGTGCGGTATCAGAAGAATGACTCTTCCATTGAAACTGAGACCGGCTGATAAAAAAGATTATATCGTTCCTTTCGGGATGAGCGGTACCAAGAGAATTGAACGAATAGTCTCGGAGAAAGGTTTGAAGGGTTTTTGGAGCAAATTACTGATTCTAGAAAATGCCAGAGGTGAGATTCTCTGGGTTCCTGGCATCGTGACCAGCGAGCTTTGTAGGGCGGACCCTTCATGTACTGAATTAGTAGTTTTTAGCCTTGAAAGGAGGTAA